Proteins from a single region of Sandaracinaceae bacterium:
- a CDS encoding DUF3341 domain-containing protein: MSDHETPKKEPKVAEKRPALYLAEYETPNDVAKAAMKVRDAGYKSWDCHTPYPLHGLDDAMGLKPTKIGIISFVCGLVGLTCAVLLIQYANNWDYPIIIGGKPPGSFPSMVPIMFECTVLLTGFGTLFGMLHLLKLPMHNHPIFESDRFAAATDDKYFISIEVADPKFDLAKTRALLESTHPSHLELVEEEVL; the protein is encoded by the coding sequence ATGTCGGACCACGAGACCCCCAAGAAAGAGCCGAAGGTCGCCGAGAAGCGGCCCGCCCTCTACCTCGCCGAGTACGAGACGCCCAACGACGTGGCCAAGGCCGCGATGAAGGTGCGCGACGCTGGCTACAAGAGCTGGGACTGCCACACGCCGTACCCGCTGCATGGCCTCGATGACGCCATGGGCCTCAAGCCCACCAAGATCGGCATCATCAGCTTCGTCTGCGGCCTGGTCGGGCTCACCTGCGCGGTGCTGCTCATCCAGTACGCGAACAACTGGGACTACCCCATCATCATCGGTGGCAAGCCCCCGGGCTCGTTCCCCTCGATGGTGCCCATCATGTTCGAGTGCACCGTGCTCCTGACGGGCTTCGGCACGCTGTTCGGCATGCTCCACCTGCTCAAGCTGCCGATGCACAACCACCCCATCTTCGAGTCGGACCGCTTCGCCGCGGCCACCGACGACAAGTACTTCATCTCCATCGAGGTGGCGGACCCCAAGTTCGACCTCGCGAAGACCCGCGCGCTGCTCGAGTCGACGCACCCGAGCCACCTCGAGCTCGTCGAGGAGGAAGTCCTGTGA
- a CDS encoding cytochrome c — MNGLSRQLLTSVLALAALTGCRGQVSQDAPVVPIRNMYNQPRYDTQEHSAFFQDGRTMRPQVDGTVSREDDPNLGVATGRADDNAEWVLEVPRQVVQRNGGGAAFVARGQERYNIYCAPCHGEAGDAQGPVAHRVAGLGVNSMVPPTFHDDRLRTIPDGQVFATITHGIRNMPAYAQSIPTDDRWAIVTYVRALQLSEQGRPSRPE, encoded by the coding sequence ATGAACGGTTTGAGCCGTCAGCTTCTGACGTCCGTGCTGGCGCTGGCCGCCCTCACCGGCTGCCGCGGCCAGGTGTCGCAGGACGCGCCCGTGGTCCCCATCCGGAACATGTACAACCAGCCCCGCTACGACACCCAGGAGCACAGCGCGTTCTTCCAGGACGGCCGCACCATGCGCCCCCAGGTCGACGGCACCGTGTCCCGCGAGGACGACCCGAACCTGGGCGTCGCGACCGGGCGCGCCGACGACAACGCCGAGTGGGTGCTCGAGGTGCCCCGGCAGGTCGTGCAGCGCAACGGCGGTGGCGCCGCCTTCGTGGCGCGCGGCCAGGAGCGCTACAACATCTACTGCGCGCCGTGTCACGGCGAGGCGGGCGACGCTCAGGGGCCCGTGGCACACCGCGTCGCAGGGCTGGGCGTCAACTCCATGGTGCCCCCCACCTTCCACGATGACCGCCTCCGCACCATCCCGGACGGCCAGGTCTTCGCCACCATCACCCATGGTATCCGCAACATGCCTGCGTACGCGCAGAGCATCCCCACGGATGACCGCTGGGCCATCGTTACCTACGTGCGTGCCCTCCAGCTCAGCGAGCAGGGCCGCCCGAGCCGTCCGGAGTGA
- a CDS encoding cytochrome c oxidase subunit 3 family protein — MATDTHAAHAHDDHGHHGPAYLAHHFDTPVQQFDAAKLGVWAFLAQEILFFSGLFVAYALYRTAHPEAFSVGSHLLDARMGGLNTFVLLISSFTAAMAVRYAQVGEQKKVTQMLVITILCALGFMVVKYFEYTHKFHVGFLPGKYWLCPNFNLNAAGVCAEPPSVHGIEELSHAVLGAHNAGAGAVVDGAAMTYPYHLRSFFGIYFVMTGVHGLHVLIGIGIMVWIILRNERGEFSKDFFTPVDLVALYWHLVDLIWIYLFPLLYLID; from the coding sequence ATGGCAACCGACACACACGCCGCTCACGCGCACGACGACCATGGCCACCACGGCCCGGCGTATCTCGCGCACCACTTCGACACGCCGGTCCAGCAGTTCGACGCTGCCAAGCTGGGCGTCTGGGCCTTCCTCGCCCAGGAGATCCTGTTCTTCAGCGGTCTCTTCGTGGCCTACGCCCTGTACCGTACGGCGCACCCCGAGGCCTTCTCGGTGGGCTCTCACCTCCTCGATGCCAGGATGGGTGGCCTGAACACGTTCGTGCTGCTCATCTCGAGCTTCACGGCCGCCATGGCGGTGCGCTACGCGCAGGTGGGCGAGCAGAAGAAGGTGACCCAGATGCTGGTCATCACCATCCTCTGTGCCCTCGGCTTCATGGTGGTGAAGTACTTCGAGTACACGCACAAGTTCCACGTCGGCTTCCTGCCCGGCAAGTATTGGCTGTGCCCGAACTTCAACCTCAACGCCGCTGGCGTGTGCGCCGAGCCTCCGAGCGTGCACGGCATCGAGGAGCTCAGCCACGCCGTGCTGGGCGCGCACAACGCGGGCGCTGGCGCCGTCGTGGACGGGGCGGCGATGACGTACCCGTACCACCTGCGCAGCTTCTTCGGCATCTACTTCGTCATGACGGGCGTGCACGGTCTGCACGTGCTCATCGGCATCGGCATCATGGTGTGGATCATCCTGCGCAACGAGCGCGGCGAGTTCTCCAAGGACTTCTTCACGCCGGTCGACCTGGTCGCGCTGTACTGGCACTTGGTGGACCTCATCTGGATCTACCTCTTCCCGCTCCTCTACCTCATCGACTGA
- a CDS encoding tetratricopeptide repeat protein, with product MDPQLSSHDSIPSVATGPDDFLFHLYRGSEMLLNDRVVEAKGELEKALGLQPQDAKSQDLLAGVYFRLGLYPRAIEIWQQLVRTFPRDPTLRVNLSLALFKTGQADDALQHVHEALRIQPDHSKAWGYMGLIHWRRGQLEEARGAFLRGGQAAMARRMEQELEGRGTGETRAVTPRPEDEAELVGSLRSDVAPSDLDAIAAQRREQAAQSSTTPVAATFQPPTLAEIVRDWTATFPTQSALALGTQGELLLHAETALYVREVGLTAVRGALESEPVARRAQGADTEETLGGERPIRRWRGPVSAVAHPQDGERFIVLALDEAPLYVREGVVVAFEHQLSFESATLPLGAASGAFTQLRGNGRVALLLSSLPTGVAVSDEAVRLAPERLVGWTGRLFPSADGERLVFRGEGVVLVR from the coding sequence ATGGACCCGCAGCTCTCCTCGCACGACAGCATCCCCAGCGTCGCCACAGGTCCGGACGACTTCCTTTTCCATCTGTACCGCGGCAGCGAGATGCTGCTGAACGACCGCGTCGTCGAAGCGAAAGGCGAGCTCGAGAAGGCGCTCGGCCTGCAGCCCCAGGACGCCAAGAGTCAGGATCTGTTGGCAGGCGTGTACTTCCGGCTCGGCCTGTACCCGCGCGCGATCGAGATCTGGCAGCAGCTGGTCCGCACCTTCCCCCGAGACCCGACCCTGCGCGTCAACCTCTCGCTTGCGTTGTTCAAGACGGGGCAGGCCGACGATGCCCTGCAGCACGTCCACGAGGCGCTGCGCATCCAACCGGATCACAGCAAGGCCTGGGGCTACATGGGCCTCATCCACTGGCGCCGCGGGCAGCTCGAGGAGGCTCGTGGCGCATTCCTGCGTGGCGGCCAGGCCGCCATGGCTCGGCGCATGGAGCAAGAGCTCGAAGGCCGCGGGACGGGCGAGACGCGCGCCGTCACACCGCGTCCCGAGGACGAGGCGGAGCTCGTGGGCAGCCTCCGGAGCGATGTCGCGCCTTCCGACCTGGACGCCATCGCTGCGCAGCGACGCGAGCAGGCCGCGCAGTCCTCGACGACGCCCGTCGCCGCGACGTTTCAGCCGCCGACCCTCGCCGAGATCGTGCGCGATTGGACGGCGACGTTTCCGACACAGAGCGCCCTGGCCTTGGGCACCCAGGGCGAGCTGCTGCTACACGCCGAGACGGCGCTGTACGTGCGCGAGGTCGGCCTCACGGCGGTCCGCGGGGCACTCGAGTCCGAGCCAGTCGCACGGAGGGCACAGGGCGCCGATACCGAAGAGACACTCGGCGGCGAGCGGCCCATTCGCCGCTGGCGTGGGCCGGTGAGCGCAGTCGCTCATCCACAGGACGGGGAGCGCTTCATCGTGCTCGCGCTGGACGAGGCGCCGCTGTACGTCCGCGAGGGGGTGGTGGTGGCGTTCGAGCATCAGCTGTCGTTCGAGAGCGCGACCTTGCCCCTCGGCGCCGCGAGCGGCGCGTTCACACAGCTGCGCGGGAATGGGCGCGTCGCGTTGTTGCTCTCGTCGTTGCCGACGGGCGTCGCGGTCAGCGACGAGGCCGTGCGGCTCGCGCCGGAGCGCCTCGTCGGTTGGACCGGGCGGCTGTTCCCGAGCGCCGACGGCGAGCGCCTGGTGTTCCGTGGCGAAGGCGTGGTGCTGGTCCGCTGA
- a CDS encoding flippase-like domain-containing protein produces MIHSDEPDMDRLPAQPRPAETAPEAQESREHDRGAAPADATRGVVRKVMLGTVLGALVLAALAFYADAQQLRQALVSLDVRYFALALVLATSNYALRFLRWQYYLRAVDVHIPVARSARVFVSGFVMSVTPGKLGEVFKSMLLFESDGVPLARTAPIVLAERITDLIALVTLAALGSLAFPEATAAALLGALTVIALLAMVGIRPVGNFALSLGARLPLVRRAVPPAREALESLRTMLRPAALLTTSVLSMISWSLECAALFALVHGFPDHTITPLAAAFSYAAPTIVGALAMLPGGVGLTEAGMTGALLQVGGATMTRGSAGAITILIRLATLWWAVLLGLVALFAFRRHDVPNALATQKPATT; encoded by the coding sequence ATGATCCATTCCGACGAGCCCGACATGGACCGGCTCCCCGCGCAGCCGCGCCCCGCCGAGACCGCCCCCGAAGCACAGGAGTCCAGGGAGCATGACCGCGGTGCGGCTCCCGCAGACGCCACGCGCGGGGTCGTGCGCAAGGTGATGCTGGGCACGGTGTTGGGCGCCCTGGTGCTCGCCGCCCTCGCCTTCTACGCCGACGCGCAGCAGCTCCGGCAGGCCCTGGTCAGCCTGGACGTCCGGTACTTCGCCCTCGCCCTCGTGCTGGCCACGTCCAACTACGCGCTTCGCTTCCTGCGTTGGCAATACTACTTGCGGGCCGTGGACGTACACATCCCCGTCGCGCGGAGCGCACGTGTCTTCGTTTCTGGGTTCGTGATGAGCGTCACGCCCGGAAAGCTGGGCGAGGTGTTCAAGTCCATGCTGCTCTTCGAGTCCGATGGGGTCCCGCTCGCGCGCACGGCCCCGATCGTGCTCGCGGAGCGCATCACCGACTTGATCGCGCTCGTCACCCTCGCCGCGCTGGGAAGCCTCGCCTTCCCCGAAGCAACGGCAGCGGCCCTGCTCGGGGCGCTCACGGTGATCGCCCTGCTGGCGATGGTCGGGATCCGTCCCGTCGGCAACTTCGCGCTGAGCCTCGGCGCTCGTCTCCCGCTCGTACGGCGGGCTGTGCCCCCAGCGAGAGAGGCGCTCGAGAGCTTGCGCACCATGTTGCGCCCAGCTGCGCTGCTGACGACGAGCGTCCTCTCGATGATCTCGTGGAGCCTCGAGTGCGCGGCGTTGTTCGCGCTGGTGCACGGCTTCCCCGACCACACCATCACGCCGCTCGCCGCCGCCTTTTCATACGCGGCACCCACCATCGTCGGCGCGTTGGCCATGCTCCCTGGCGGTGTCGGGCTGACCGAGGCAGGCATGACCGGCGCCCTGCTGCAGGTCGGCGGCGCAACGATGACGCGCGGCAGCGCAGGCGCCATCACCATCCTCATTCGCCTCGCCACGTTGTGGTGGGCCGTACTGCTGGGCCTCGTGGCGCTCTTCGCGTTTCGCCGCCATGACGTCCCGAACGCTTTGGCTACCCAAAAACCAGCGACTACGTAG
- a CDS encoding phosphatase PAP2 family protein: MHQPDAYSPRSVREAASTALQNCALQDLAALAFHVYMLLRVSVAPDSHERDMAIRYGVALLSATASALLIARGEVLRPGPARSILYRVGIFAPVVLSYFQMRFLLPALQPALVDRHLYSLDRSLFGTTPALWFQQFNQLHIVEWVSFFYYSYFALMILCLIPPLFLDKGKRQIEMMVGGLVVATMGHFVYTLVPGKGPVATLDFEPLNGGFWWHQVEVTVANAGAQLDIFPSLHTAYPMFFALHAFGWRHTNPYRYVWFVLAFFSANIIVATMFLRWHWFVDVVAGMLLAVLARQCGKFVSEREAERGLHGDDRQPVWEPIYPKKAARASTSPAE, encoded by the coding sequence ATGCACCAGCCCGACGCCTACAGCCCGCGCAGCGTCCGCGAAGCCGCCAGCACGGCCCTGCAGAACTGCGCGCTGCAAGACCTCGCCGCCCTCGCGTTCCACGTGTACATGCTCCTGCGCGTGTCCGTCGCGCCTGACAGCCACGAGCGCGACATGGCCATCCGCTACGGCGTGGCCCTCTTGTCGGCCACGGCGTCGGCGCTCCTCATCGCGCGCGGGGAGGTCCTCCGCCCGGGGCCGGCGCGCTCCATCCTGTATCGGGTGGGCATCTTCGCGCCGGTGGTGCTCTCGTACTTCCAGATGCGCTTTCTGTTGCCAGCCCTGCAGCCAGCGCTCGTGGACCGGCACCTCTACTCCCTCGACCGCAGCCTCTTCGGCACCACGCCCGCGCTCTGGTTTCAGCAGTTCAACCAGCTGCACATCGTGGAGTGGGTGTCCTTCTTCTACTACAGCTACTTCGCGCTGATGATCCTGTGCCTCATCCCGCCGCTCTTCCTGGACAAGGGCAAGCGGCAGATCGAGATGATGGTGGGCGGCTTGGTGGTAGCCACGATGGGTCACTTCGTGTACACGCTGGTCCCCGGCAAGGGCCCCGTGGCGACGCTCGACTTCGAGCCGCTGAATGGTGGCTTCTGGTGGCACCAGGTCGAGGTCACGGTCGCCAACGCGGGCGCGCAGCTGGACATCTTCCCCTCGCTCCACACGGCGTACCCCATGTTCTTCGCGCTCCACGCGTTCGGCTGGCGCCACACCAACCCGTATCGCTATGTCTGGTTCGTGCTCGCGTTCTTCTCCGCGAACATCATCGTCGCCACGATGTTCCTGCGCTGGCACTGGTTCGTGGACGTCGTCGCAGGCATGCTGCTGGCAGTCTTGGCGCGGCAGTGCGGCAAGTTCGTGTCCGAGCGCGAGGCGGAACGAGGCCTGCATGGGGACGACAGGCAGCCCGTCTGGGAGCCCATCTACCCGAAGAAGGCGGCACGAGCGAGCACGTCGCCGGCCGAGTGA
- a CDS encoding cytochrome c oxidase subunit II, with the protein MNPQASEQLPPQMSTLAPSVDSLFYFIYYVSLISFVLIVGTMVVYVIKYRRKPGVKAQPTGHNNVLEVAWTVAPVFLLVYLFHAGWQGYVFGAVAPSNSLEIHVTGKQWTWDFTHMPSGAQESNSLTVPVNEPVRLTMSSADVLHSFFVPAFRVKRDVVPGMFTTLWFEATHTTAEEEPLTVFCAEYCGATAGITAENSVALNTNHSSMLASLHVVTREAYDEHVAALDGPPEECRNEADPMACWGQLLSREMGCMGCHNTDGSQGIAPTWRGLWGNSRTFTDGSTREADENYIIQSMLQPQSQIVQGFTTANMPVYAPTENRKLAIVAYIRSLATEGQ; encoded by the coding sequence ATGAACCCTCAGGCGAGCGAACAACTACCGCCGCAGATGTCGACCCTCGCTCCGTCGGTCGACTCTCTCTTCTACTTCATCTACTACGTCAGCCTGATCTCGTTCGTGCTGATCGTCGGGACGATGGTCGTCTACGTCATCAAGTACCGGCGCAAGCCGGGCGTGAAGGCGCAGCCCACGGGACACAACAACGTCCTCGAGGTGGCTTGGACGGTCGCCCCGGTGTTCCTGCTGGTGTACCTCTTCCACGCGGGCTGGCAGGGCTACGTGTTCGGGGCGGTGGCGCCCTCGAACTCCCTCGAGATCCACGTGACGGGCAAGCAGTGGACGTGGGACTTCACGCACATGCCGAGCGGCGCGCAGGAGTCCAACTCGCTGACGGTGCCGGTGAACGAGCCCGTCCGCTTGACCATGTCCTCCGCCGACGTGCTGCACAGCTTCTTCGTGCCGGCCTTCCGCGTGAAGCGCGACGTTGTGCCCGGCATGTTCACCACGCTTTGGTTCGAGGCGACCCACACGACCGCCGAGGAAGAGCCGCTGACCGTTTTCTGCGCCGAGTACTGCGGCGCGACCGCAGGCATCACGGCCGAGAACAGCGTGGCGCTGAACACGAACCACAGCTCCATGTTGGCAAGCCTGCACGTCGTGACCCGTGAGGCGTACGACGAGCACGTCGCGGCCTTGGACGGCCCGCCCGAGGAGTGCCGCAACGAGGCCGACCCGATGGCCTGCTGGGGCCAGCTGCTGTCCCGCGAGATGGGCTGCATGGGCTGCCACAACACCGACGGCTCGCAGGGCATTGCGCCCACCTGGCGCGGCCTGTGGGGCAACAGCCGCACCTTCACGGACGGCAGCACCCGCGAGGCCGACGAGAACTACATCATCCAGTCGATGCTGCAGCCACAGTCGCAGATCGTCCAGGGCTTCACCACCGCCAACATGCCGGTCTACGCCCCCACCGAGAACCGCAAGCTGGCCATCGTCGCCTACATCCGCTCTCTCGCCACGGAGGGTCAGTGA
- a CDS encoding SCO family protein: MRLSPSIVSTVRAVAIAMVALALAWGTGRAAAQEWLPNENGAQAVRTAPGIERIQVNEQLDQPLPLDLAFRDHTGREVHLRDYFSAGKPVLLTFAYHTCPTLCSMVLDATARGIERANWTPGVEYTAVTISIDPDDTVEQAAHKRAELLARLAEVGKSEAEHGWHFLVGDQEAITAATEAAGYRYFYNANQDQYAHPAAIMFLTPEGRFARYLYGLEFNPADFRLALLEASEGRSISTTEHFLLYCYAYDAAANTYTVMAMNVMKLGGLITVLVLGGFLTFFWRRERRRSPSESARPAEENKSAVRVPLDAQPNQVRTS; this comes from the coding sequence ATGCGTCTTTCCCCCTCCATCGTCAGCACCGTCCGCGCCGTGGCCATCGCCATGGTTGCGCTGGCGCTCGCGTGGGGGACGGGGCGCGCGGCGGCGCAGGAGTGGCTGCCAAACGAGAACGGCGCTCAGGCCGTCCGCACGGCGCCCGGGATCGAGCGCATCCAAGTCAACGAGCAGCTGGATCAACCCCTGCCGCTGGATCTCGCATTTCGAGACCACACCGGCCGTGAAGTCCACCTGCGCGACTACTTCAGCGCCGGAAAGCCGGTGCTGCTGACCTTCGCCTACCACACGTGTCCGACCTTGTGCTCCATGGTCCTCGACGCCACAGCGCGCGGCATCGAGCGCGCCAACTGGACGCCCGGGGTGGAGTACACGGCGGTCACCATCAGCATCGACCCCGACGACACCGTGGAGCAGGCCGCGCACAAGCGCGCCGAGCTGCTGGCTCGCCTCGCCGAGGTGGGCAAGTCCGAAGCCGAGCACGGCTGGCACTTCCTGGTCGGTGACCAGGAGGCCATCACGGCCGCCACCGAGGCCGCCGGGTACCGCTACTTCTACAACGCCAACCAGGACCAGTACGCCCACCCCGCGGCCATCATGTTCCTGACGCCCGAGGGGCGCTTCGCGCGCTACCTCTACGGGCTCGAGTTCAACCCCGCGGACTTCCGCTTGGCGCTCCTCGAGGCGTCCGAGGGGCGGTCCATCTCCACCACCGAGCACTTCCTGCTCTACTGCTACGCCTACGACGCGGCCGCCAACACGTACACGGTGATGGCCATGAACGTCATGAAGCTCGGCGGTCTGATCACGGTGTTGGTGCTCGGTGGCTTCCTCACCTTCTTCTGGCGGCGCGAGCGCCGTCGTAGTCCCTCCGAGTCGGCACGGCCTGCGGAAGAGAACAAGTCCGCCGTCCGCGTCCCTCTCGACGCCCAGCCCAACCAGGTGCGAACGTCATGA
- the ctaD gene encoding cytochrome c oxidase subunit I → MTTEATTAPAHGAPAHGDDLPNYLTHERGIKSWMTTLDHKRIGMMYLASILAAFFLGGVMALLVRTELLFAGRTIMNADTYNQVFTLHGAIMVFLFIIPSVPGALGNFFLPIMLGAKDVAFPRLNLASFYIYCFGAIFLVIGIIVGHVDTGWTFYTPYSARADNSVIWMTMGVFILGFSSILTGVNFIATVHTMRAPGINWRRLPLFIWGIYATSVIQVLATPVLAITLLLLTMEKALGIAVFDPAIGGDPVLFQHFFWFYSHPAVYIMILPGMAVVNELIGTFSRRKIFGYMFVAMSSVALALLGFLVWGHHMFTSGMSEYSTMVFSALTFLVAIPSGVKVFNWVATLYQGSISLASPMLYALGFIALFTIGGVTGLFLGTLSTDIHLHDTYFVVAHFHYVMVGGTVFGFLGGLHYWWPKMTGKMYDENWARVAWLLVFTGFNVTFFSQFVLGSQGMPRRYYDYLPRFHNLHMTSSGGAYILGVGFLIMAVMFIKSLRSGAKASENPWGSAGYEWLTTTPPHPHNFDEQPVITRGPYDYHICTDLELFEGHHKDFVASGSEAE, encoded by the coding sequence ATGACTACTGAAGCAACCACCGCCCCGGCACACGGCGCCCCCGCGCACGGCGACGACCTCCCGAACTACCTGACGCACGAGCGCGGCATCAAGAGCTGGATGACCACGCTCGACCACAAGCGCATCGGCATGATGTACCTCGCGTCCATCTTGGCGGCGTTCTTCCTGGGCGGCGTCATGGCGCTCCTGGTGCGCACCGAGCTGCTGTTCGCGGGCCGCACCATCATGAACGCGGACACCTACAACCAGGTGTTCACGCTGCACGGCGCCATCATGGTGTTCTTGTTCATCATCCCGTCCGTGCCGGGTGCCCTGGGCAACTTCTTCCTGCCCATCATGCTCGGCGCGAAGGACGTCGCGTTCCCGCGGCTCAACCTCGCCAGCTTCTACATCTACTGCTTCGGCGCCATCTTCCTCGTCATCGGCATCATCGTCGGGCACGTGGACACGGGCTGGACGTTCTACACGCCGTACAGCGCCCGCGCGGACAACTCGGTCATCTGGATGACCATGGGTGTCTTCATCCTCGGGTTCTCGTCCATCCTCACCGGCGTCAACTTCATCGCGACCGTGCACACGATGCGGGCCCCCGGCATCAACTGGCGCCGCCTGCCTCTGTTCATCTGGGGCATCTACGCCACCTCGGTCATCCAGGTGCTCGCGACCCCCGTGCTCGCCATCACGCTGTTGCTCCTCACCATGGAGAAGGCGCTCGGCATCGCGGTGTTCGATCCCGCCATCGGCGGTGACCCGGTGCTCTTCCAGCACTTCTTCTGGTTCTACTCGCACCCGGCCGTGTACATCATGATCCTCCCGGGCATGGCCGTCGTGAACGAGCTGATCGGCACGTTCAGCCGCCGCAAGATCTTCGGCTACATGTTCGTGGCCATGAGCTCGGTGGCCCTCGCCCTCCTCGGCTTCCTCGTGTGGGGCCACCACATGTTCACGTCGGGCATGAGCGAGTACTCCACCATGGTGTTCTCGGCGCTCACGTTCCTCGTGGCCATCCCGTCGGGCGTGAAGGTCTTCAACTGGGTCGCCACGCTCTACCAGGGCAGCATCTCGCTGGCGTCGCCCATGCTGTACGCCCTCGGCTTCATCGCCCTGTTCACCATCGGCGGCGTCACCGGGCTGTTCCTCGGCACGCTGTCCACGGACATCCACCTGCACGACACCTACTTCGTCGTCGCGCACTTCCACTACGTCATGGTGGGCGGCACCGTGTTCGGCTTCCTCGGCGGCCTGCACTACTGGTGGCCGAAGATGACCGGCAAGATGTACGACGAGAACTGGGCGCGCGTGGCCTGGCTGCTGGTGTTCACCGGCTTCAACGTCACCTTCTTCAGCCAGTTCGTGCTCGGCAGCCAGGGCATGCCGCGTCGCTACTACGACTACCTGCCGCGCTTCCACAACCTGCACATGACCAGCTCGGGTGGCGCCTACATCCTCGGTGTCGGCTTCCTCATCATGGCCGTCATGTTCATCAAGTCGCTGCGCAGCGGCGCGAAGGCCTCCGAGAACCCTTGGGGCTCGGCCGGCTACGAGTGGCTCACCACGACCCCGCCGCACCCGCACAACTTCGACGAGCAGCCCGTCATCACCCGCGGGCCCTACGACTACCACATCTGCACCGACCTCGAGCTGTTCGAGGGGCACCACAAGGACTTCGTCGCCTCCGGCTCGGAAGCTGAGTGA
- a CDS encoding cytochrome C oxidase subunit IV family protein, translated as MSNEHTHDEHAGHEDYGDPCGDGYYVHAHITPVKTNLIVIGALFALTGITIAAYYVRLGEWNLAVALLIASVKATLVGTWFMHLKYEKAFNTSFFLGSVLFMAIFFGYTSNDTGHRGRVDGIHGTQRDARTGEFAAGIATGYDNGEFVAMPALPEGHGEHGEGHAAAEGDHGAAEGDHAAAEGDHAAAEPEAAAHEPSHAEPAAQEEPDVADPEDAQDGEDGEDAHAAEGAEEAAAE; from the coding sequence ATGAGCAACGAACACACCCACGATGAGCACGCCGGGCACGAGGACTACGGCGACCCGTGCGGCGACGGCTACTACGTCCACGCACACATCACCCCGGTCAAGACGAACCTGATCGTCATCGGCGCGCTCTTCGCGCTGACCGGTATCACCATCGCGGCCTACTACGTGCGCCTCGGTGAGTGGAACCTCGCCGTCGCCCTCTTGATCGCGTCTGTGAAGGCGACGCTGGTCGGGACGTGGTTCATGCACCTCAAGTACGAGAAGGCGTTCAACACGTCGTTCTTCTTGGGCTCGGTGCTCTTCATGGCCATCTTCTTCGGCTACACGTCGAACGACACGGGCCATCGAGGCCGGGTCGACGGGATCCATGGCACCCAGCGCGACGCTCGCACCGGCGAGTTCGCGGCGGGCATCGCGACCGGGTACGACAACGGTGAGTTCGTGGCCATGCCAGCGCTGCCGGAGGGTCATGGCGAGCATGGCGAAGGTCACGCCGCTGCCGAGGGCGACCACGGGGCGGCCGAGGGTGACCACGCTGCGGCCGAGGGCGACCACGCCGCAGCAGAGCCCGAAGCGGCTGCCCACGAACCCAGCCACGCGGAGCCCGCGGCGCAAGAGGAGCCGGATGTCGCTGACCCCGAGGACGCCCAGGACGGCGAGGACGGCGAGGACGCGCATGCCGCCGAGGGCGCCGAGGAGGCGGCCGCTGAATAG